A region of Vitis riparia cultivar Riparia Gloire de Montpellier isolate 1030 chromosome 1, EGFV_Vit.rip_1.0, whole genome shotgun sequence DNA encodes the following proteins:
- the LOC117928277 gene encoding uncharacterized protein LOC117928277 — MEDYVSRKRVRDDSDEFELDSPEVKRLRDDLLCILDDSDPLADKDPATHDLASVMKIFEEQISASPPRSVPVVDLTSDSGESQPDISFLLEASDDELGLPPSWSSSSEELKSEDAKFVQISTESSGLSEFWGFGDEIPSYDSFEFGFGETHTVANNNGEYVALEGLFDHSDISFGSTDFSEFSWRHETLPAL; from the coding sequence ATGGAAGATTACGTTTCCAGAAAGCGAGTTCGTGATGACTCGGACGAGTTCGAGTTGGACTCGCCTGAGGTTAAGAGGCTCCGCGACGACCTCCTCTGTATTCTCGATGACTCTGATCCTCTTGCCGACAAGGATCCCGCGACTCATGACCTGGCCTCcgttatgaaaatatttgaagaacAGATATCGGCGTCTCCTCCCCGGTCGGTGCCTGTCGTCGATTTGACGTCGGATTCGGGCGAGTCCCAGCCGGATATAAGTTTCCTTCTAGAAGCTTCGGATGACGAGCTCGGCCTCCCGCCTTCTTGGTCGTCTTCGAGCGAGGAGTTGAAGAGCGAAGATGCTAAGTTTGTGCAAATTTCGACCGAGTCGAGTGGACTCAGTGAGTTTTGGGGTTTCGGTGACGAGATCCCGAGTTATGACTCATTCGAGTTTGGGTTTGGGGAAACTCACACCGTTGCTAATAACAACGGCGAGTACGTTGCGTTGGAAGGACTGTTTGATCATTCGGATATAAGTTTCGGGTCAACCGATTTTTCGGAATTTTCGTGGCGGCACGAAACCCTCCCGGCGCTGTAG